In Aegilops tauschii subsp. strangulata cultivar AL8/78 chromosome 3, Aet v6.0, whole genome shotgun sequence, one genomic interval encodes:
- the LOC109772129 gene encoding uncharacterized protein, whose product MPSCLQIRPAHPLSVITVSTRSTSTSRMAASKGARKSLVSRTLERCRSGLNSGGKSSAAVAPGCFSVYVGPERERFLVRADRADHPLFRRLLDDAEQEYGYAAKGPLTLPCSVDAFLDVLWHMDHDVHDDDDGEVASAPTTPICGLQRGGSGNIKVRPAGYRVLSPAKSTPASFFFSQTAAGGRW is encoded by the coding sequence ATGCCATCTTGCTTACAGATCCGGCCGGCTCATCCACTCTCGGTCATCACCGTCTCGACTCGGTCGACGTCCACCAGCCGCATGGCGGCGAGCAAGGGAGCGAGGAAGAGCCTGGTGTCGAGGACCCTGGAGCGGTGCAGGTCCGGGCTGAACAGCGGCGGCaagtcgtcggcggcggtggcgccGGGGTGCTTCTCGGTGTACGTGGGCCCGGAGCGGGAGCGGTTCTTGGTGCGCGCCGACCGCGCCGACCACCCGCTCTTCCGCCGCCTCCTCGACGACGCCGAGCAGGAGTACGGCTACGCGGCGAAGGGGCCCCTCACGCTGCCCTGCTCCGTCGACGCCTTCCTCGACGTGCTCTGGCACATGGACCACGACGTCCACGATGACGACGACGGCGAGGTCGCCTCGGCGCCGACGACGCCGATTTGCGGCCTACAGCGCGGCGGCAGCGGGAACATCAAGGTCCGGCCTGCGGGGTACCGGGTGCTCAGCCCGGCCAAGTCCACGCCGGCGTCCTTCTTCTTCTCGCAGACGGCGGCTGGCGGTAGGTGGTGA